A part of Haladaptatus caseinilyticus genomic DNA contains:
- a CDS encoding formyltransferase family protein: MTNEIGANTDVVIRFGFGILTDPLLSMPKHGVLSFHRGNLRTYRGQPGGLWEFLNDESTAGVTLQRIGDSLDAGEIIVEKDVDISTAHTWREVERRQIAVCEEMLTIGIGRLRDSTYEATTPDSLGEVKTIPRGKESLRYLKKTILGNLRALTIGRFIPSYDAQRGRSHWPIDYTE; encoded by the coding sequence GTGACAAACGAGATTGGTGCAAATACAGATGTAGTCATCCGATTCGGATTCGGTATCCTTACCGATCCGTTGTTATCAATGCCGAAACACGGTGTATTGAGCTTCCATCGCGGAAATTTGAGAACCTATCGAGGACAACCTGGCGGTCTCTGGGAATTTCTCAATGATGAATCAACGGCCGGCGTAACACTCCAGCGAATCGGAGACTCGCTTGATGCCGGGGAGATCATCGTTGAAAAAGATGTGGATATTTCGACTGCACATACGTGGCGAGAAGTTGAACGACGGCAAATAGCGGTTTGTGAGGAGATGCTAACCATCGGTATTGGGCGACTCCGAGATTCAACGTACGAAGCAACAACGCCGGATTCGCTTGGAGAAGTGAAGACGATACCACGTGGAAAAGAGAGTCTTCGGTATCTCAAGAAAACGATTCTTGGAAATCTTCGTGCGCTCACTATTGGTCGATTTATACCCTCGTATGATGCTCAAAGAGGACGATCTCACTGGCCGATCGATTATACGGAGTGA
- a CDS encoding DUF7344 domain-containing protein, whose amino-acid sequence MTSENNPFDTDASDPTDAQLKRVFTALKDPLRRETLRELSDREKDTISVDALCRTFGENPQVLEGTEYEGWEVESLRTELIHTHLPYLEDRKVLEYDTRSEMVRYRSHSIVEAALESLDDEQH is encoded by the coding sequence ATGACTAGTGAGAACAATCCATTTGACACGGACGCCAGTGATCCGACCGACGCCCAACTCAAACGTGTATTCACCGCACTCAAAGATCCGCTTCGACGAGAAACTCTTAGAGAACTCTCTGACCGAGAGAAGGACACGATCTCTGTCGACGCGCTCTGTCGCACCTTCGGAGAGAATCCACAGGTACTCGAAGGAACGGAATACGAGGGGTGGGAGGTCGAGTCACTACGCACGGAGTTGATTCATACACATCTGCCGTATCTCGAAGATCGAAAAGTGCTCGAGTACGATACACGATCAGAGATGGTTCGTTATCGGAGCCATTCGATAGTTGAAGCTGCTCTCGAATCGCTGGATGATGAGCAGCACTGA
- a CDS encoding TIGR03668 family PPOX class F420-dependent oxidoreductase: MFDKEQRDYITRARIGRLSTADGDGRPHLVPVCFSFLDETIVTPIDEKPKKRSPTTLQRSQDINENSRVALLIDHYTEDWSKLGWVQIRGTATHLLPNEPDHAPAVFSLRQKYEQYANHELEERPIIRITPGSVLTWGELTHQ; the protein is encoded by the coding sequence ATGTTCGATAAAGAACAGCGCGACTACATCACTCGTGCTCGAATTGGTCGACTATCAACAGCCGACGGGGATGGTCGACCACATTTAGTACCTGTTTGTTTTTCCTTCCTGGATGAGACGATCGTCACCCCTATCGATGAGAAGCCAAAAAAGCGCTCACCGACAACACTACAGCGTAGCCAGGATATCAATGAAAATTCCCGTGTGGCTCTCCTTATTGATCACTACACGGAAGATTGGTCGAAACTTGGTTGGGTTCAAATTCGTGGTACCGCAACTCACCTTCTTCCAAATGAACCGGACCACGCTCCAGCAGTCTTCTCATTACGACAGAAGTACGAACAGTATGCAAATCATGAGCTAGAGGAACGTCCAATCATCCGTATAACGCCAGGGAGTGTCCTTACTTGGGGGGAGCTCACTCACCAGTGA
- a CDS encoding M20 family metallopeptidase, which produces MNEKIIELTSDLIRHKSENPPGNEHSVADYLKARLQSSPVPFEIESYEVAPGRPNVVARVGNPSNGSVLLAGHTDVVPAHATDWSADPYEPTVQNGRLVGRGAADMKGALAAKILATEAYYNETDEPGQVIIAFVVDEEANGAGMKTLVDQGIDADAAIIGEPTDLQVCTAQKGVVRYKVTVRGESGHSGRPDDAINAISGLNRVIERIETFDDRLRKEEKHPLLAPETITVTEVEGGIAPNVVPDMATATVDWRFHPGRTDPDKFDHRLRELLDGINLDNRPLSIELGRTVFARAAEITPDHEFVDILCDAAQTAGVSADVIGFNAATDARFLIHDAGVPTVLFGPGSIEHDAHTVDESVRVTDLTVTTEAYRVALTRFLS; this is translated from the coding sequence ATGAATGAGAAAATTATCGAATTAACGAGCGATCTCATCAGGCACAAAAGCGAGAATCCACCGGGCAATGAGCACAGTGTCGCCGACTATCTCAAAGCCCGCCTGCAATCGTCACCAGTGCCGTTCGAGATCGAATCTTACGAGGTTGCCCCTGGTCGTCCAAACGTCGTCGCTCGTGTTGGAAATCCCTCGAACGGTTCCGTGCTCTTGGCGGGACATACCGACGTCGTTCCGGCGCATGCAACCGACTGGAGCGCCGATCCATACGAACCTACTGTCCAAAATGGACGTCTCGTAGGCCGCGGAGCCGCTGATATGAAAGGAGCACTCGCGGCGAAGATACTCGCAACCGAAGCGTACTACAACGAAACCGACGAACCGGGTCAAGTAATAATCGCGTTTGTCGTTGACGAAGAAGCGAACGGAGCAGGGATGAAGACCCTCGTTGATCAAGGTATCGATGCAGATGCTGCCATCATCGGTGAACCGACCGATCTCCAAGTCTGTACTGCCCAGAAAGGAGTTGTTCGCTACAAAGTGACAGTACGTGGTGAAAGCGGTCACTCTGGACGACCGGACGACGCTATCAATGCAATCTCGGGTCTGAACCGAGTCATAGAGCGTATCGAGACGTTCGATGATCGTCTTCGTAAAGAAGAGAAACATCCATTACTGGCTCCAGAAACGATAACGGTTACCGAGGTCGAGGGCGGTATCGCTCCGAACGTGGTTCCAGATATGGCGACTGCGACGGTCGATTGGCGATTCCATCCCGGGAGGACCGATCCAGATAAATTCGATCATCGCCTTCGGGAACTGCTTGATGGAATCAATCTCGATAACAGGCCATTGTCTATCGAATTGGGACGTACGGTCTTTGCTCGAGCCGCGGAGATTACCCCAGATCACGAGTTTGTCGATATACTGTGCGATGCGGCTCAAACGGCTGGCGTCTCTGCTGATGTAATTGGATTCAATGCGGCAACAGATGCCCGCTTTCTCATCCATGACGCAGGGGTCCCGACCGTCCTTTTCGGCCCTGGTAGCATCGAACACGACGCCCATACTGTCGATGAGTCGGTTCGGGTCACTGACCTCACAGTGACCACTGAGGCGTATCGGGTAGCGCTTACTCGCTTCCTTTCCTGA
- a CDS encoding LLM class flavin-dependent oxidoreductase, producing the protein MEFGVYLNQYDDRRTDFSFEEMLEQTTEIETLGYDTAAVGERHFYDDGFYDAFSCLTAMAARVDQIDLMANILILPIYHPIHLAERISAIDNLMDGRTRWGVSLGYRESELVNFGVPMDQRVPRFIEGLEILKRLLKGERFDHSGDYYQFEDGFVRPTPVQNPRPKFWGGGNASVAIKRAAYRCDGFTAAVTIPEDLERDIQLYRESLEEFGKDPDEGNVTIMVDGFVGETTEAAYDAVDPYLLDLTEKYIKWGNPEFTGRPGFEDIEEQTMIGTVSEVAEMVATYRDIGVDHLIFRTQFPGMDGQTGMDSVRRFANEILPQFQK; encoded by the coding sequence ATGGAATTCGGGGTATATCTCAATCAGTACGATGACCGTCGAACGGACTTTTCGTTCGAGGAAATGCTAGAGCAGACGACCGAAATTGAAACACTAGGATATGACACCGCAGCAGTCGGCGAACGTCATTTCTACGACGACGGTTTCTATGATGCCTTTTCCTGTCTCACGGCAATGGCCGCTCGTGTCGACCAAATCGATTTAATGGCGAATATTCTCATTCTGCCTATTTACCACCCGATCCACCTCGCCGAGCGCATCAGCGCCATCGATAACCTAATGGACGGGAGGACTCGGTGGGGAGTCTCCCTCGGGTACCGCGAGAGCGAACTCGTCAATTTCGGCGTCCCGATGGATCAGCGTGTTCCACGATTCATCGAGGGGTTGGAAATCCTCAAGCGACTGCTAAAGGGAGAGCGCTTTGACCATAGTGGAGACTATTACCAATTTGAAGATGGCTTTGTTCGACCTACGCCAGTACAGAATCCCCGACCGAAGTTCTGGGGTGGTGGAAACGCCAGCGTGGCAATCAAGCGGGCGGCTTACCGTTGTGACGGGTTCACTGCTGCGGTAACCATTCCGGAGGATCTCGAACGCGATATTCAGCTGTATCGCGAGTCGTTAGAAGAGTTTGGCAAGGATCCTGATGAAGGCAATGTGACGATCATGGTCGACGGCTTTGTCGGTGAGACGACCGAGGCTGCCTACGATGCGGTCGATCCGTATCTACTCGACCTCACTGAAAAATACATCAAATGGGGAAATCCAGAATTCACAGGGCGACCAGGCTTCGAGGACATCGAAGAACAGACGATGATCGGGACGGTCAGCGAAGTAGCAGAGATGGTCGCGACATATCGAGACATCGGCGTCGACCATTTGATCTTCCGGACGCAATTCCCGGGAATGGATGGGCAAACGGGTATGGACAGCGTCCGTCGGTTTGCGAACGAGATTCTCCCGCAATTTCAAAAATAG
- a CDS encoding mandelate racemase/muconate lactonizing enzyme family protein, producing the protein MRIERVTVHQYDIPLEEPFVTALKPIPELERVLIEIETDVGITGLGEAAPAYEVTGETQRSTAAVIEDVLAPLILDTNPLNIERIVGDMAALVDGSRTAHAGIELALQDIRGKAAEMPLYQLLGGNATEPVIDVPKVLSIKDPDEMVADAIDAVEAGYEQIKIKVGSKPETDIERVKQIAAAVPESVSLKADANQGWGDAKTALCALREITEYLDVIEQPVVKENVDDLIALRDRVDIPVMPDESVETASDCLALVNRGAGDIYNIKLMKTGGIEEAIRVNTVAEADDRPTQIGSMVEGGVGTAAGVHFCLAFENVIWNEMVGPFMTTANITNLDFSVPEISVKGPGFGVEIDRDDLDELRTDRRVIERQ; encoded by the coding sequence ATGCGCATAGAGCGAGTGACTGTCCACCAATACGACATCCCCCTCGAAGAGCCGTTTGTAACCGCGCTCAAACCGATTCCTGAGCTTGAGCGCGTCCTCATCGAGATCGAAACCGACGTTGGAATTACAGGGTTGGGAGAGGCAGCTCCCGCTTACGAGGTGACCGGTGAAACCCAACGATCGACCGCGGCTGTGATCGAGGATGTTCTTGCACCACTCATCCTCGACACGAATCCGCTCAACATCGAACGAATCGTGGGCGATATGGCGGCCCTCGTTGATGGCTCGCGAACAGCTCACGCTGGGATCGAACTTGCGCTCCAAGATATCCGGGGGAAAGCTGCTGAGATGCCGTTGTACCAACTATTAGGGGGTAATGCCACGGAGCCGGTGATTGACGTGCCCAAAGTATTATCAATAAAAGATCCGGATGAGATGGTAGCAGACGCAATCGATGCTGTCGAAGCTGGATATGAGCAGATAAAAATCAAGGTCGGCAGCAAGCCAGAAACCGATATCGAACGGGTAAAACAGATCGCCGCAGCGGTTCCAGAATCGGTGAGTCTCAAAGCAGATGCTAACCAGGGGTGGGGAGACGCAAAGACAGCCCTTTGTGCACTTCGGGAGATCACTGAATACCTTGACGTGATCGAGCAACCAGTCGTCAAGGAAAACGTCGATGACCTCATTGCACTCCGTGATCGTGTCGATATTCCGGTGATGCCGGATGAGTCGGTCGAAACAGCCAGCGACTGTCTTGCCCTCGTGAATCGTGGGGCTGGCGACATCTACAACATCAAGTTGATGAAGACTGGCGGGATCGAAGAAGCGATTCGGGTGAATACCGTCGCGGAAGCTGATGACCGACCCACCCAGATTGGTTCGATGGTCGAAGGAGGTGTCGGGACTGCTGCCGGAGTGCATTTTTGCCTCGCCTTTGAGAACGTGATATGGAACGAGATGGTTGGGCCGTTCATGACGACGGCGAATATCACTAACCTCGATTTTTCGGTTCCAGAAATCAGCGTCAAAGGACCTGGGTTCGGCGTCGAAATCGATCGCGACGACCTCGATGAACTACGGACCGATCGAAGGGTCATCGAGAGGCAATGA
- a CDS encoding HalOD1 output domain-containing protein: MGESNANIPSGNRSRAARPSITVRIQEAIAARKQSEWSDCPPLYDVIDPDALDRLFVPTQTGTGRQGTVTFQYCGYQVTVNSDRTVDLDPINADES, translated from the coding sequence ATGGGAGAGAGCAATGCTAATATACCAAGCGGCAATCGAAGTAGAGCAGCGAGACCATCCATTACTGTCCGCATTCAGGAAGCGATTGCGGCACGAAAACAGTCTGAATGGAGTGACTGTCCGCCGCTGTACGACGTTATTGACCCAGATGCACTCGATAGATTGTTTGTGCCTACACAAACAGGCACCGGACGCCAGGGAACAGTGACCTTTCAGTACTGTGGTTATCAGGTAACAGTCAACAGTGACAGAACGGTGGATCTCGATCCAATCAACGCAGACGAGAGCTGA
- a CDS encoding RNA-guided endonuclease InsQ/TnpB family protein, translating to MNYNYRYRLNPPADIEERLAWTVDTCRQVYNHFLHRLNRNGDTSVYSEQKLLPSLKKWWNDLKDVHSKVLQKVVQRLYDNLSTLRGRKDNGYRVGTLKWKAPEEYRSFTYSQSGFKLKNTNGQTRLWLSKLGDIPITFHRDLSDDADIKTVSIKQEPTGKWYAILGVETPDEAPEKPANPKKCVGIDVGILKYAHDTDGTAVESLDLSEERDRLERTQRTLSRKQHGSKNWEKQRRAVAERHTDLKQKRRDFLHKLSNYYAKEYDLVAVEDLDAKGLMELPDNSRNRAGASWGTFLRMLEYKCERDGTHYVPVNPRGTTKECASCGVSTDKPLWVREHACPACGFEADRDANAAWNILSRGITKVGAVHSESPPVETALPTDTVVSAKRVLETGSPVLSEAIRPSRAG from the coding sequence ATGAACTACAACTACAGATACCGACTGAACCCACCCGCCGATATTGAAGAGCGGTTAGCGTGGACGGTCGATACCTGTAGACAGGTCTACAACCACTTTCTCCACCGTTTGAACCGGAACGGCGACACGTCGGTATACTCCGAACAGAAACTCCTGCCGAGTCTCAAAAAGTGGTGGAACGACCTGAAAGACGTTCACTCGAAAGTGCTTCAAAAGGTCGTTCAGCGGTTGTACGATAACCTCTCAACGCTCCGTGGTCGCAAAGACAACGGCTACCGTGTTGGGACGCTCAAGTGGAAGGCACCCGAAGAGTACCGAAGTTTCACCTACAGTCAATCTGGCTTCAAGCTCAAGAACACGAACGGTCAGACGCGACTATGGCTCTCGAAACTCGGTGACATACCCATCACCTTCCACCGCGACTTATCCGACGACGCGGACATTAAGACTGTCTCGATTAAGCAGGAACCCACTGGAAAGTGGTACGCTATCCTCGGTGTCGAGACACCCGATGAAGCTCCCGAGAAACCGGCGAATCCCAAAAAGTGCGTTGGCATCGACGTAGGAATTCTCAAGTACGCACACGATACCGACGGAACGGCAGTCGAATCGCTGGATTTGTCCGAGGAACGCGACCGGTTGGAACGCACCCAACGTACACTCTCACGGAAGCAACACGGTTCCAAGAATTGGGAGAAGCAGCGCCGTGCGGTGGCAGAACGTCACACCGACTTGAAACAGAAGCGCCGGGACTTCTTGCACAAGTTGTCGAACTACTACGCAAAAGAGTATGACCTTGTCGCAGTCGAAGACTTGGATGCAAAAGGACTGATGGAACTCCCAGACAACAGCCGGAATCGAGCGGGTGCATCGTGGGGGACGTTCCTCCGAATGCTCGAATACAAGTGTGAACGTGACGGCACACACTACGTTCCAGTGAACCCACGTGGGACGACGAAAGAGTGTGCATCCTGTGGCGTTTCGACCGATAAACCGCTGTGGGTGCGCGAACACGCGTGTCCGGCGTGCGGGTTCGAAGCGGATAGAGACGCAAATGCGGCGTGGAACATCCTTTCTCGCGGTATCACCAAAGTAGGAGCGGTTCACTCCGAATCACCGCCTGTGGAGACTGCACTCCCTACGGACACGGTTGTGTCTGCAAAGCGCGTCCTCGAAACAGGAAGCCCCGTCCTCAGCGAGGCCATACGGCCGAGCAGGGCGGGGTAG
- a CDS encoding pyridoxal phosphate-dependent aminotransferase, protein MTENRLADRMSAVEQSPIRQMFDLAKRVEAAGNEDLVHLEIGEPDFDTPSHIIQAAFDAASAGETHYTSNAGLPALREAIAESTDTAHGFTVDPTEEVLVTTGAMEALALAMLVTVNPGDEVILPSPSWPNYRTQVILAGATPVEVPLDADDGFSLDPEQVIESMTDRTAAVVLATPSNPTGRVADPDAVRTIVDAAVDRGAYVIADEVYSRLLYGKYQTGIAGYVDSPDRVLTVESCSKTFAMTGWRVGWLLGPEDAISAATVLRESTTACTSSISQHAAIAALNGPMDEVDAMRSAFEERRDYVVDRIADIDGISCPSPEGAFYVFIDVTEFGDSSLAMAKELLEDYDVVTTPGAGFGEAGEGQLRLSFANNLSRIEEGLDRIKAFAVDHQ, encoded by the coding sequence ATGACTGAAAACCGTTTAGCCGACCGTATGTCCGCGGTTGAGCAATCACCGATCCGGCAGATGTTCGATCTCGCCAAACGAGTGGAGGCAGCGGGTAATGAGGATCTCGTCCACCTCGAGATTGGCGAACCGGACTTCGATACCCCTTCTCACATCATACAGGCAGCCTTTGACGCAGCGAGCGCTGGGGAGACACATTACACCTCGAATGCTGGTCTCCCGGCGCTACGCGAAGCGATCGCTGAATCGACCGACACGGCCCACGGATTCACGGTTGATCCGACCGAGGAAGTACTCGTTACAACTGGTGCGATGGAGGCACTTGCGCTTGCGATGCTCGTAACGGTTAATCCAGGTGATGAGGTTATCCTACCCTCACCCTCGTGGCCAAACTACCGAACGCAAGTGATTTTGGCCGGTGCAACGCCGGTTGAAGTTCCACTCGATGCCGATGACGGATTTTCACTCGATCCTGAACAAGTGATCGAGTCGATGACCGATCGGACTGCAGCAGTGGTGCTTGCAACACCGTCCAATCCCACTGGACGGGTAGCCGATCCAGATGCAGTCAGAACAATTGTTGATGCCGCAGTAGATCGTGGTGCATACGTAATCGCTGACGAGGTGTATAGCCGACTACTGTACGGTAAGTATCAGACTGGAATTGCAGGCTATGTTGATTCTCCAGATCGCGTTCTGACTGTCGAATCCTGTTCGAAGACGTTTGCAATGACCGGTTGGCGTGTTGGGTGGCTATTGGGCCCTGAGGATGCGATTTCTGCGGCAACCGTCCTACGAGAGAGCACGACTGCCTGCACCTCGAGTATTTCCCAGCATGCCGCGATTGCGGCACTTAACGGTCCCATGGACGAGGTCGATGCGATGCGGTCAGCATTCGAAGAGCGACGCGACTATGTTGTTGATCGAATCGCGGACATCGACGGGATTTCCTGCCCATCACCCGAAGGTGCCTTCTACGTATTCATCGACGTGACCGAATTCGGCGACTCAAGTCTTGCGATGGCAAAAGAACTCCTTGAAGACTATGATGTCGTCACCACGCCAGGGGCAGGGTTCGGCGAGGCTGGTGAGGGACAACTGCGATTGAGCTTTGCGAACAATCTATCCCGAATCGAAGAGGGGCTCGATCGTATCAAAGCATTCGCTGTCGACCATCAGTGA
- a CDS encoding formate/nitrite transporter family protein, translated as MMSGSRSDSDRETVRDAVESSRSGAPAAGAVVRDRFSSDEIFQRIIAAADEEITSSSRELFFGALAGGFAISITFLLYSSMTATMGGNPLFSALLYPLGFIYIILGGYQLYTENTLPPVALTIERLASIPALLRHWLIVLLGNFTGGAIGAVALTWGGVFSPKAATAALHHAENGIETPPSSLFFKAVFAGLIVAGVVWVVYASRDTISRLVVVYLAFLAIPLGGLFHVVVSFTEMVYLVLAGDIGITIGLTQFVIPVLLGNTVGGVVLVTVVNYFQTSEHRLEAARFEGVDRQLSVREWFLGDLVGRSYVSMIDTSEMTASDNDAYRILVPIENPRTELEVVDLACALASQQTSAVIHVVHIVQTPLRASMSYDLAQQDRIIAESNALMEDVRNAVDSYGIAYETSTIVSHRSFQEVFDAAENEHANLVVMGWDTDRLWGEARAEKPIDELTKQLPCDFLVLKNKGLDTSKILLPTAGGPDSELGAEVARNLKSTLGATVTLLHVVDHPDEHDSGEQFLANWATERGLDNASLIIDDTGNISEAIKRESKDHTLVIVGATEEGLLSRLVRNTLHYEVLNEVDCSVLLAERPSSRTVTERLFSRK; from the coding sequence ATGATGTCAGGCTCACGTTCGGACTCGGACCGAGAGACGGTTCGTGATGCTGTTGAGAGCTCTCGGAGTGGTGCTCCTGCAGCTGGAGCCGTTGTTCGAGATCGTTTCTCTTCAGATGAAATCTTTCAACGGATTATTGCAGCTGCTGATGAGGAAATAACGTCAAGCTCTCGCGAATTATTCTTCGGTGCTCTCGCAGGAGGATTTGCGATTTCAATCACGTTTCTTCTTTACTCGTCAATGACTGCCACGATGGGCGGTAATCCTCTCTTTAGTGCACTACTGTACCCGCTTGGATTCATTTACATTATTCTCGGTGGTTATCAGCTATATACTGAGAATACACTCCCACCAGTCGCTTTGACAATCGAACGACTGGCGAGCATTCCAGCTCTATTACGTCACTGGCTTATCGTACTACTCGGCAATTTCACTGGGGGTGCTATCGGAGCAGTCGCACTAACATGGGGTGGTGTCTTTTCTCCCAAGGCAGCAACCGCAGCTCTCCACCACGCCGAAAATGGGATCGAGACACCACCGTCATCGTTATTTTTTAAAGCGGTGTTTGCTGGACTGATTGTTGCAGGGGTTGTTTGGGTGGTATACGCCTCTCGTGATACGATTTCTCGGCTAGTGGTCGTGTATTTAGCGTTTCTTGCAATTCCATTAGGCGGTCTTTTCCACGTCGTCGTTTCTTTCACTGAAATGGTCTATCTAGTACTAGCAGGAGATATTGGAATCACTATTGGACTTACACAATTCGTAATTCCAGTTCTACTCGGCAATACGGTAGGTGGTGTCGTATTGGTAACCGTAGTTAACTACTTCCAAACAAGCGAACATCGGCTTGAGGCAGCTCGATTCGAAGGCGTTGACCGTCAACTTTCGGTCCGGGAATGGTTTCTCGGTGATCTCGTCGGACGCTCGTATGTATCAATGATTGATACTAGTGAAATGACTGCATCTGATAATGATGCTTACCGGATCTTGGTTCCAATCGAGAATCCTCGTACCGAATTAGAAGTGGTGGATCTAGCATGTGCTCTTGCTAGTCAACAGACCTCAGCGGTGATCCATGTCGTTCATATTGTCCAAACACCCCTTCGTGCCTCGATGAGTTACGATCTTGCCCAACAAGATCGCATTATTGCTGAATCTAATGCACTAATGGAAGATGTTCGTAATGCTGTTGATTCCTATGGGATTGCCTATGAGACATCTACTATCGTTTCTCATCGTTCATTTCAGGAAGTATTTGATGCTGCTGAGAACGAACACGCAAACCTTGTCGTGATGGGATGGGATACAGACCGACTTTGGGGGGAGGCACGCGCAGAGAAGCCGATAGACGAATTAACTAAGCAACTCCCTTGTGACTTTCTTGTGTTAAAAAATAAGGGGCTGGACACTTCAAAGATTTTGCTACCTACTGCAGGTGGCCCTGATTCGGAATTAGGTGCAGAGGTAGCACGAAACCTCAAATCTACTCTCGGAGCAACAGTGACTCTGTTGCACGTTGTGGACCACCCTGACGAACATGACTCAGGTGAGCAGTTTCTCGCTAACTGGGCAACAGAAAGGGGCTTGGATAATGCATCTCTCATCATAGATGATACTGGAAATATTAGCGAGGCGATTAAGCGTGAATCGAAAGATCATACGCTAGTGATCGTCGGAGCAACAGAGGAAGGACTACTTTCCCGGCTTGTGAGAAATACATTACATTATGAGGTACTCAACGAAGTCGATTGTTCCGTATTGTTGGCGGAACGACCAAGCAGTCGAACTGTCACCGAACGACTGTTCAGTAGAAAATGA
- a CDS encoding purine-cytosine permease family protein, translating into MPLIETEGVNIIPESERTRGFWQIFTIWAGFSIVITNFLLGSLTVGAGLWIGIAAVVVSIILVGIIVYYGTYIASEEGTAGTTAMRAAFGINGRAIPSLAVVLATVGWFGVQTGIVAASTQGILTNFGIRFPYMFEILALVLGLVMASVAIFGYEWIEVLNKIAVPVMTVLLALVVYQILTQYGLNLEGGGGSGMSFWVALNVFPAATAAFFIVAMDYGRYGTPVDPKKPSWGATLAWIVFGIALAVIGILAAIAAGDWNPVNIMVKLGLGWVGLILLIAGSWTTNVTNVYVGGIALSQLTGMKRVNMTMLTGAIGTILAIIGIFSFGGIEAFLGALTITLVPTTGVMLVHYYVFEHGIDDQALFQRGGKYWYLHGWHPAAIIAWFVGAIYAIWANGWIPGLAGAPYLVPALTSAVVAGVIYYTLKNPIEGWIRNRVPTDTRTAD; encoded by the coding sequence ATGCCACTAATCGAAACAGAAGGAGTAAATATCATCCCGGAGTCAGAAAGAACACGCGGATTTTGGCAAATATTCACCATTTGGGCCGGTTTCAGTATCGTTATCACCAATTTCCTTCTGGGCTCATTGACCGTCGGAGCTGGACTGTGGATTGGTATCGCTGCTGTCGTCGTAAGCATCATTCTGGTCGGAATCATCGTCTATTACGGGACGTACATTGCCTCTGAAGAAGGAACAGCAGGAACAACTGCTATGCGGGCCGCGTTCGGTATTAACGGACGCGCAATTCCCTCGCTGGCAGTCGTACTAGCGACAGTCGGATGGTTTGGTGTTCAGACCGGCATTGTCGCAGCTAGTACGCAAGGAATTCTCACTAATTTCGGCATCCGCTTCCCATATATGTTTGAGATTCTTGCATTAGTGCTTGGGCTCGTGATGGCGTCAGTTGCGATTTTTGGCTATGAGTGGATCGAAGTGCTGAACAAGATCGCAGTGCCAGTCATGACTGTTTTGCTCGCGCTCGTAGTGTATCAAATACTCACACAATATGGGCTCAATTTGGAAGGCGGTGGTGGGAGCGGAATGTCGTTCTGGGTGGCACTGAATGTCTTCCCTGCTGCGACAGCGGCATTCTTTATCGTTGCCATGGATTACGGTCGCTACGGCACACCTGTGGACCCGAAGAAGCCGTCGTGGGGTGCGACACTTGCGTGGATCGTTTTTGGTATCGCTTTAGCTGTAATTGGTATCCTCGCAGCAATCGCGGCAGGTGATTGGAATCCAGTGAATATCATGGTCAAGCTCGGCCTCGGATGGGTCGGACTGATACTCCTTATCGCCGGTTCGTGGACGACAAACGTGACCAACGTCTACGTCGGTGGAATCGCTCTTTCCCAACTCACGGGTATGAAACGTGTGAATATGACGATGCTCACTGGTGCCATCGGAACGATACTGGCAATCATAGGTATCTTTAGTTTCGGTGGTATCGAAGCCTTCCTGGGAGCACTGACGATTACACTTGTTCCGACGACTGGGGTGATGCTCGTCCACTACTATGTGTTCGAACACGGGATCGACGATCAGGCCCTTTTCCAGCGTGGCGGTAAATACTGGTATCTACATGGTTGGCATCCTGCTGCCATAATTGCGTGGTTCGTCGGTGCAATCTATGCAATCTGGGCAAACGGATGGATCCCTGGTCTTGCGGGGGCTCCCTATCTTGTTCCGGCACTAACCAGCGCAGTTGTCGCCGGAGTCATCTACTACACACTCAAGAACCCAATTGAGGGGTGGATTCGCAACCGGGTCCCAACCGATACTCGAACTGCTGATTGA